A section of the Mangifera indica cultivar Alphonso chromosome 12, CATAS_Mindica_2.1, whole genome shotgun sequence genome encodes:
- the LOC123192288 gene encoding phospholipase A1-IIgamma-like, whose amino-acid sequence MVFLLRLVKKLVKQYQHEEISIAVAGHFLGSALATLTVAGVANGYNSNSGFSSLPDAMVTVFAFSSPKVGNSDFVNVFNKFNSLHLLHMRHNLDIVLKVPATSNHSAMGIVLNITYPTYSIRDFLGPTITSVSEMVIRFHILKNLHEAI is encoded by the exons ATGGTTTTTCTCTTGAGATTag TTAAGAAACTGGTGAAGCAGTACCAACATGAGGAGATCAGCATCGCAGTAGCAGGCCATTTTCTGGGAAGTGCTCTTGCTACATTAACTGTAGCTGGCGTTGCCAATGGCTATAATTCTAACTCTGGTTTTTCTTCACTGCCCGATGCCATGGTAACAGTCTTTGCCTTTTCAAGTCCCAAGGTTGGAAACTCAGACTTTGTGAATGTGTTCAATAAGTTCAACAGTCTTCATCTCTTGCACATGAGACATAATCTCGACATTGTTCTTAAAGTTCCAGCTACTTCTAACCATTCGGCAATGGGAATTGTGTTAAATATCACCTACCCAACTTACTCAATAAGGGATTTTTTAGGCCCTACTATCACCTCTGTATCTGAAATGGTGATCAGGTTTCACATTTTGAAGAATTTACACGAGGCAATTTAA